A region of Lathamus discolor isolate bLatDis1 chromosome 18, bLatDis1.hap1, whole genome shotgun sequence DNA encodes the following proteins:
- the SERINC2 gene encoding serine incorporator 2, whose translation MGACLGVCSLLSCVSCLCGSAPCLLCGCCPSAKNSTVSRLIFTFFLFLGTLVSIIMIIPGVEKELHKLPGFCDGSGSVLGVQTHVDCSSFLGLKAVYRMGFAMAAFFFFFAILMVCVRSSKDPRAAVQNGFWFFKFLLLVGITVGAFYIPDGAFTSVWFYFGVVGSFLFILIQLLLLIDFAHSWSQLWLRNAGESNAKGWYAALCTVTFIFYAASIAAVVLLYIYYTKPEGCTEGKVLISINLILCLIVSAVSILPKIQEAQPHSGLLQASLITLYTIYITWAALANVPSQACNPTLLVRNSTSSVTSTQPLTAWWDAPSIVGLIIFILCTLFISIRSSDHPEVNKLMLTEESTAGAGGESVEHGEHRAYDNEQDGVSYNYTFFHLCLLLAALYIMMTLTNWYRPDESLRVLSSPWTAVWVKISSSWAGLLLYLWTLVAPLVLPDRDFS comes from the exons ATGGGGGCCTGCCTCGGGGTCTGCTCCCTGCTCAGCTGC gtgtcctgtctctgtggCTCTGCACCATGTCTGCTCTGCGGCTGCTGCCCCTCGGCCAAGAACTCCACCGTCTCCCGCCTCATCTtcaccttcttcctcttcctcggCACCCTCGTGTCCATCATTATGATAATCCCCGGTGTGGAGAAGGAGCTGCACAAG CTCCCCGGCTTCTGTGACGGCAGCGGGTCAGTGCTGGGGGTCCAGACCCACGTTGACTGCAGCAGCTTCCTGGGCCTCAAGGCCGTGTACCGCATGGGCTTCGCCATGGCcgccttcttcttcttctttgccATCCTCATGGTGTGTGTGCGCAGCAGCAAGGACCCGCGGGCCGCTGTGCAGAATGG CTTCTGGTTCTTCAAgttcctgctgctggtggggatCACAGTGGGGGCCTTCTACATCCCTGATGGTGCCTTCACCTCGG TCTGGTTTTACTTCGGTGTGGTCGgctccttcctcttcatcctcatccagctcctcctcctcatcgACTTCGCCCACTCCTGGAGCCAGCTGTGGCTGCGCAACGCAGGCGAGAGCAACGCCAAGGGCTGGTATGCAG CCCTCTGCACCGTCACTTTCATCTTCTACGCCGCCTCCATCGCGGCCGTAGTGCTGCTCTACATCTACTACACCAAGCCTGAAGGCTGCACGGAGGGCAAGGTCCTCATCAGCATCAACCTCATCCTCTGCCTCATCGTCTCTGCTGTGTCCATACTGCCCAAGATCCAG GAGGCTCAGCCGCACTCGGGGCTGCTCCAGGCATCCCTCATCACCCTTTACACCATCTACATCACCTGGGCTGCCTTGGCCAATGTACCAA GCCAGGCCTGTAACCCCACACTGCTGGTGAGGAACAGCACCAGCTCAGTGACATCCACCCAGCCACTGACAGCCTGGTGGGATGCCCCGAGCATCGTGGGGCTCATAATCTTCATCCTCTGCACCCTCTTCATCAG catccGCTCCTCTGACCACCCCGAGGTGAACAAGCTGATGCTGACCGAGGAGAGCACGGCTGGGGCGGGCGGTGAGTCTGTGGAGCACGGGGAGCATCGTGCCTATGACAACGAGCAGGATGGGGTGTCCTACAACTACACCTtcttccacctctgcctcctcctcgcTGCCCTCTACATCATGATGACCCTCACCAACTGGTACAG GCCGGATGAGAGCCTGCGGGTGCTGTCGAGCCCCTGGACCGCTGTGTGGGTGAAGATCAGCTCCAGCTGGGCCGGGCTCCTGCTCTACCTCTGGACCTTGGTGGCTCCGCTGGTGCTGCCGGACCGGGACTTCAGCTGA